The sequence below is a genomic window from Lycium ferocissimum isolate CSIRO_LF1 chromosome 9, AGI_CSIRO_Lferr_CH_V1, whole genome shotgun sequence.
GAGGAGGAGAATGTATTCAAAGTTGAGGGgagaatttaatttttaaagtaaagttgAAAGTGTAAATGATTTTTGCTCTAAATAAATTAACtaaatatgttgatgttattaatAATTATGTCAAAATTACTGctttaaacctttcttttcaagACCTTATTAGAGTGAAAGTATGTGTCCAACAAAATATTAATACCAAACATAATATGCCCAATAGTTCAATCCGAACAAATTTCACATCATTGATTTTCATATGGAATCGACATTTTAACTAACtacaatatgtataaataatcaataaatataaaatagatAAAGTCAATATCGAtcattgtttgaaatattgacTTTTGTTATTTGGAggttaattttaaattattcaaTATACAGTCACTAACTTTTGTAAccagtaaaaaaatatatatataatttcttatATCTCTAATGAATAATTCTCAGCTAAATTCACATCAGTATAATCTCCAAATAATATCCCCTACGTAATATTATCCCTAGGTATAACCCACAAAATAATCCCCAGCTAAATTCGCAGTAAAAAAATTCCCAAGTAATTGCCTGGGTAATAAAAAATTCAGTTAAATCCCCAAGAAATAATCCCTAGATAATTCGCAGCAACAAAATCCCCAAGTAATTCCTTAGGTAATAAAATCTCTAGGTAAATCCTCAAGAAAAATAATCCCCAGCTAGCTAAATTCGCACCAACGAAATCCCTAAATAAATTCCGAGATAATACAATTCCCAGATAATTCCCCAAGAAGTAATCCCTAGGTAAATCTGCAAGTACCATTAAATAAGGATTTCCTATGAGTTCACAAAGGAAATActtaattttcttatatttttggttgtttacCTGCGGAATTACCTACGAAAATGATAATTGGggattattttttcaaataaatccaCAAGTAATAATTTGGCGTACTTGTGGAGTTACCTTAAAAAATACTATTCGCAGGTAAATATTCTAAAATTTAGGAATTTTTAGATTTTCGCATGaaaatttcatttggaattacaTGCCGAAAATATTCTCAGATAAAATCCTCATGTAAATCGAATTTTCTGGTAGTGAATACCTATCTTTCGCGAACAATAATTAGTCTCATCCCTAGGTGTAGTAATCGATTAACAGATCATTCAAAGAGGCTATGCACCTTAAATTGAATTTTAATGTAAAAATAGCCCTTCCATCCTGATCCCATTTACTGAAAAGAGAGCCTCAATGGAAGGGCATACTTGGTAAAAGAAAGCTATTGATGGCTTTACGTCCTTACCTCGGATAGGTTGAAAATTCTTTTGTTTgcattttgtgatttttttaaaaattaaaaattgtttCACCAAAAAGAGGAACTGATTCCATACAACTACTATATATAGAATTATGACTGTCAGAAAGCACGAATGAATGGCTTGATTATTTCTAGCAAGTGTTGGTCCATTTAACGTAAAAAGCTGCAGGCTTAAATGATTAACCCACCATATGGAAGAAACCTCCAAAATTTTATCTAAGCATTTGGTCCACAATGGATTTTAACCATTGAACTTGCACCATATTTCTCTTCTTGTACCATATATTCCCCACTTACCCAACTCCTCACAGCTCACTGGAACATGAATTAACTTTACCCTAGTGATCTGTTACCATACCTTTCTTTATCTAGATGTAGAATCGAAGATAAGAACAAACTCTcacaaatataaataaaataaaagagaaggaAATTAAGGCATGGCGGTCGACATCTTCTACAAAGTGCTTTTTGACATGCATTTGACGCAATAAgctatataaattaaattcttATTAATACATGCGCTAAGGAAAGGGCCTAGGAAGCATATAGGTTCATGTACATTTACTCTCCTCTCccatagttttttcttttttttttttttttttttttgaaaagaaaaaattattgtcGTATATATGGTGTCAGGAGCTTTATATCAAGAAAACAGAATTACAAAGCTGAGGGGGAGCATATATAAAACCAACCTCTGTTATAGTACGCAGCCAACAACAGCACGTAAATAATTAAGCTAATACAAGTTCTCACAAATATACAAAGAAACAAAGAGGGTCCAGTGTCTTAGGCAAAATATTAGCTACAGCAACTCAACTGGACCCGCTCTATACAAAAAAATTCCTCATCTGCTTATGCCTTAGAGAAGATAAATCACAGTTACATACAATCTCAACTTTTCAACAACTTTGTGCAATTACCAACACAAGTCAGAGGTCTTATGACTATGAATAGATGGGGGATACCAGCTATAATCTCATCAAATAGTAAGAAAGCAGAAATTGTCTTTGATCCACCCTGAAAGTATTACTGCAACTGTTGACATATTTTTTGTGGATGAACTCCTCCATTTGTATAGCGATTATGTTCCTCTTACTAATTACATTTACTTCATATATATCTCATTGTATTGAAGATAGTTCAAACTATTTTCGAGTATGATATATTAGGAGGGCTTGTAGTTATGTTCAGCTCGCTCATATAATTGTAAATCTCTTGTTttgaaagatgaataaaatgCTCAGTCAAGAAAAATATCTTCgaaacaacacacacatctgTGTGCACGCGTGCGTGCACCCAAGTTCAAAGTGTCATATGATGTAATTGTTACTGGATGCACCTCTATAAGTGAGGTCGGGTGTTCAAATCCCATGTTCATCTTGttacttttacctttttaaagaattatacattttttcccttttttcgtTAGGTTTGTTACTGCAAAATTCACAAGTCTGGCACATTGAATCCCTATTTTCCTTTTCATCGTAAAATGACATAATCAAAATCAAATGTCTATATTAAAAGTTTAAAACTAGCAGCAATGGATGATATATAATCAACCAGTTCTGCTGGATtagatatatatgtaaagattactaaatttcaaaaataataattagagCCTataatataaaatcatattcgtttCAATGATAAAAGCCTAAAGGTTAAACCTGCTAAATTTAAATCTTGGAATTCATATCTTCGTAATAGTGCGCTTACCGTTCTTAAAATTCTAAATTCGCCCAATGTTTCAAAGTAAAAGTCAATGCAGCACACTTATTCCTTGTTTACCTCCTATTCCTGGTTTTTCTGTAGAAGATATTTTTATCAATAGAAAGGGTGGAAAATCAAATGAAGCAAAGAATTACTTAAGAAGTAACGAAATAGAAATAGAAATAGAAACAGGAAGAAATGATTACCTCGTAGGACAGGACATGGAAAGAAACAAATCAGGAATTAGACAAAATCAATCTTGTTTTCATTATTGAGAGTCAGACCGAAGTCAGTGCAGCACATTGTCTCTTCCAATGCGGCGTTTGACATTTATATATCGAAACGGGTCACCTGCACGCGGTGAAGGCCTCACCTCAGCGCGTCGGTCCACCCCTGAATctaatcaaattttcaaaactataaaaaattaaatctaTGTGTGAATTGAAATTGACATATCCGTCTCGTATGTTCTATTCGTCCTTCATTATTGTAGGATGAAGAGATAAGCCAATGCACTTGCAATATACGCGGATCCAATGTTATTGTACTACAATAATATCAGCCACACTTTAATTCTGAACTAGTATTATTTATACTCACCCGATGCACGGTcgatataaaaagaaaatagtatcattttttatataccaaattaagtacttaTCAAATATGCAAACTTATCATTATTGAGTTTTCAAACTCAACTCTTCACCTGACTGCATGTCATTAATTGATATTTGTAATGGTTTCTTAGCAAAGATGTATGAGTCCTTTAGAACTGTAGGATGATACGAGATAAGCCAATGCACCTGCAGGTATACGGGTCACAATTTTATTGTACTACTATAATGTTAGCCACAAGTTAATTCTGAATAAGTTTAGGTCGTTATTTAATTAATCCTTCTCGATAAGGTTtctcattttaaaaatatttgtataaaGATAAGAGTAACCTTAAATTAACTAGTTTTATCTTGGCTGGGTGCTACCACGACTCTCATTAATTTAAATTAGGGCCCGGCAACCTGAGTCATGTCGGGCTCACATTAGAACGCACAAAATAATGCAGAAGGAAATTAATGCAGGGTGGTTTACATCTACTACCAATTGCCTTGTGAGTTGTGACACGCATTTCTTGCAATAGTCTGTATGAACTGAATTCCTATTAATATGAAAGAAAACATAGTCCAACTACTCCCatttataatattaaataaatcaatatctGAATGATTGAATACAGTCTTTTGCAATTTGAATAGACAACAAAGATctatttatgtgatattttcaatttttatgtttaaaatagatatttaaaaaaaatatttaaattacaaataaatttataaaaataccGCAAAATAATTGCCCCGAATTGAAATCGAAATATCCATCGATTGAAAATCGAAATATCGAATGTTCTTACCGTCCGTCCTTCCTTCACTGTTGGATTAAGAGAGAAGCTAATGCGCCTGCAATATATGGGGCCCAATGCCACTGTAATTTGTACCACATGTGACACTTGGTTGGAGTTGGACGTGAACAACATTATTGATTATACGTGGCGAGTTTCGTAATTTCGTTTAAGAGTCGATTGGGCAAGTAAGTAATACGCTATGTAGAGATTAATAATGCATGTATTAGTTTAATATAAGTTTTTATCTTCTTAACATAATATAATATTGGTCTGCATGAACGGATATTTAGATCATTTAATagctttaattcatatattGGCAATATCTGCGGAGAGTCCCATATCGATCATATAAGGGATCGGATGGGTGATTTTTCTAATATGTAGGCAATGATTACCTCCTATGTTAACTTTTTGGGTCGAGTTAGGCTCAAAGTCCATTTTTTAACATGGTATCGTAGCAGAACCCATTTGAATTCTCATTTTTCAATGTTGGGCCCAATATTAAATTGTTAAATGCTTCGATGATCgacttgggacactcttaatCAAGAATGGGTaaagtgtgtgtgtgaaaagtcTCACATTGGATATATAAGTGATGGTCGCTTTTATATGGCGTGGGCGATCATCACCACTTAAGCTAgtttttggggttgagttaggcccaaggtCCATCTTTAATAATATATCCGCATTTTCATTCCATATTTTATCCTGCATAAATTGCTAAATAACTTATGCAGGTATTAGCAGAGGCGGATGCAAAGTACTGGTATCGGGTTTGAACGTACCACGTACCTTCGACGCTGTACACTGATTTATGTgtaaaagtttaagaaatttGTATGAAATACTAAATATGTACCCataacttattaaaaaaaaaaaaatcaatgctAAGAACCTTATTGATTGAACTCATAATATTAAATCCTGGATCGGGTATTAATTAtgaggaaaagaaaattaaaacccAACATTGTAATGAAGCATGTGTTTTATTTtggaaagtaaaaaatgaaacCAAACATTATATAAAATAATGTACGATTTCACGTGCCGATTAGCTTCTCCATATCTTCAACCAAACATCATGATCACCTTGATATTTGATGACACATTCACATTCTATATAAGGACAATTGATAGGTTGATGAAATTTAACCAAGTagctcccaaaaaaaaaatggagaaattacCAGCCTCTGATCATGTGATTCAGTTCATGGACGAACAAGATCACACGAAGAGTATCGATGATGCTAACAACATGGCAGAAACAAAACTTACCCAAAatccttcaaaatttcaaacaatACGTCCCCTTACTTTCTCAAAACCAAAAGCTCGAGTCTTTGAGTTCAATAGTAGTGTTCCGATCTCGTTAAAGCCCTCGTGTGAAAAGGGTGAAGATAgtgatgatgaatatgatcaaGAACATGGAAAAGATGATCAAGAAGGAATATGTGGGATTAAAGAAGAgtgcaaaaagaaaaggagaaaaatcccttttaggcttttgtttgaatggttgcttTTGTTACTCACAACATCTTGTTTAATATGTGCTCTTACAATTTCACCTCTTAGGAACAATCCCTTATGGGGTCTTCACTTGTGGAAATGGTGCCTGCTGATTCTTATCATATTCAGTGGTCGCCTTATTTCAAGTTTGGTCATTCGATTCCTAGTCTTCCTTATTGAGAGAAACTTCATGCTCCGCGAAAAGTTGTTGTATTTCGTATATGGTCTTAGGAAAAGCTTCCAAAATTGTGTTTGGTTAGGCTTTGTCCTTTTGTCTTTGAATTTCATGTTCAACTCGAAGCTCAACAAACAAAACAAGATGCTGACAAAATTACGCGAAGCTTTACTGGCCTTACTCATTGCTGCAACGATCTGGCCCGTTAAGATTATTCTGGTCAAAGTTTTAGCCTCCTCCTTTTTCGTTGCGACTTACTTTGATCGTATGAAAGAAAGTGTGTTCCATCACTATGTTCTAGACGCACTTTCCGGTCCGCCTGTTGATGTCAAAGAAAGGCATAATTTGAAAGAATTGAGGAAATTTTCGAAGCTAAAGAAGCTGAGCATGCAAAGCAAGTCATCAGCATGGAGTGTGAAGAGATTGGCTAATTATGTAAGGTTCTTTGGGTTGTCAACAATTTCTAAGAGTGTGGATGAGTTTGGGAACACTGCAACTGAGATTACTAGTGAAATGGAGGCTAGAAATTGTTCCAGAAAGATCTTCAAGAACGTGGCCAATCAAGGTGCCAAGTAAGTCTTCTCCTCCTTTACAGAGATTTTGTGTCGCGCGCACACACGACAATAATCAATCAATCATTGAAGGTTAACTTTTACATACTATAGTATACtacgttttaaaaaattatatttcttcagattatttaaaaatactttttgaacCAAAACACCATAAATACTCAGAACAGCCGAAAGTGGCCCATTTAGTAAATAATcttaacttttattttctttacagAATTTAGCCAGTATAAATCTGTATAATATGTAGATAatcagtatgtatatattatacaCTAATTATTCGATTAATATATACTTGTTATAGATTGACTATACACTTATACCAATTATAAAAGATTATAGCTAGGTGAGCGTAAGTATTTTTAGTTGCCCAGCTAAAACCTTCAAACTTCCCGCGTTTCTAAAAATAATTTCGTATTTTTGTTAAACATACCAAAGATTGAATGGACATCACTAAAGTAAGTTTTGCAACATTTAAAAGCCATTAACTTTTGTTATTAGGAAGGACCGCCTTTTAGCTAAGGCCAAAGCAAGTCACCTGTGATTCGATAATTTCATTTTCTCCCTTCAAACAAAAATTCTGTAACGTATAGTGATTAGCGGGGAGATGAACATGGTCACAATCCAAGCATAATTGTTGCCCTCATTAATGTTATTTTTCACCCAACTTCTTTCTAACTCAAAATATGTCCACTAGACGAAGTTTAAGATGTTTATTCAGGTGTATTATATAACTGGTATATAACTTCTAGTTTAATTAAGAGAATATCACATTAAACTTCAAAATTTCCTTATTATCTAAaggaatttaaattttgaaaaacatacCATGTTACCTTTGTAGTTTGTACTAGTTTCTTATTTTATACTCCTTAAGttgagtaatttttttattaaagaaaatagtttattttagatttgaatttggataatatattaattatctatatattcatatattttaaTATTGTCCACAAATACTACTCCACAATAGAAAGGTCAAGTTGAGTACGTAATTAGACTCCACACCAAACcaataatatcacataaatcgAGAGAGAATGAATAATAGAATTCAACGAGTTATTGAAAGAAACTGATTTTAATTTGTCAGGTACTCCTTGATAGTGACTAGTGAGTGACAATAGCAAATACTAAGAAGTTGAAGTTGACAACTGCTAGTATAATATATGGTATAATTTAAATAATGTCCCCATCATTCTTGCACACGAAGTGGAGTACATTCcacaaatttaatttaaatttatagAATTATAGGGTCAAAATCTCTGCATGGGTCGCTCTCTCAACTCTATTTAAGTTTGAACAAAATATAGTATATTGATAAACGTCCTTGTACttatatggagtacatatacatattggATGTAATATGATATAATTAATGAGTTGTATAACATATGGTAATTGGcttttgtcttattttgttAAGGTACATAGAGAAGGAAGACCTAATGAGGTTTTTGAATGGAGTAGAGATAAACACCATATTCCCACTCTTTGAAGGAGCTGTTGAGACCGGAAGGATTACCAAGTCTGCCTTCAGAAATTGGGTGGTAATTATTATTCACTTTACTACAGATCACTGTTCGTTTGCAGTTGGTGGGATGAGAATAATAATTCCGGAATATTCatgggattattttatcttgTGTTTGGTAATGAGTATTATCCAGTATGAGGATAAATGGTGGGATAATTTATCTCACATAGAAAGtgagataaaataatctcatGGGATATTCCAACGCAAGAAGAATATCATTGTCTATCTTATCCCACcgactcccccccccccaccaaccATTCCCTACGACCCCCACACCCCCACCCCTTTTGAGATAATCCCATGTTTATTAACCCcgatattttaattttaggatTATATTCTTTACGAAATTATTTTTGtgatattataatttttttttttaccttgcTAATAAACAGTATAAAAGTCTCACATAGGGATGGCCAATCCCTTGTATGGTATTGGGAAACCCTTCCCTCATGAGCTAGTTTTtgaggttgagttaggcccaagatccatttctttacatggtatcagagcatcgTTCATCTCAATTCTTGTTTCCAATGTTGGGCCCATAATAAATGAATGAGTGATCTTCTTATGTGATTTTGGGAAAGTCTTCTCTCATGAACTAGTTTTTGAGATTGAGTTAGGACAATATTTATTTCTTTACCATAAACATCTGctaaattcttgaatttttttaattggaTAACTGTAGGTACGCGCATACTATGAGAGGAAGTACTTGGCACACTCATTAGATGACACAAAGACGGCAGTTCAACAGCTTCACAAGTTAGCAAGTGGGATAGTCATATTTGTTATACTTGTGATTTCACTTTTAGTGATGGGGCTATTATCCACTCAAATACTAGCTCTCCTTCTATCCCAACTTGTCCTTCTGGGATTTGCTTTCCAAAACACTTGCAAGACTATCTTCGAATCCATTATCTTCGTCTTTGTCGTCCATCCTTTCGACATTGGGGATCGTTGTGTTATCGATGGAGTTCAGGTATATTTAACAATTTACTTATAATATCAATTTTACTCAACACTAACATATGGATTTGGTCCTTTCAAGCTCTAAATATGTCTATTGTATATATGCAGATGATAGTTGAAGAGATGAATATATTGACGACAGTATTTCTCCGTTATGACAATGAGAAAATATACTACCCGAATGCAGTGTTGATCACAAAGCCAATAAGCAACTTCTATAGAAGCCCTGAAATGTGCGACGCCATTTCCTTTGATATTGATACCAACACTTCTATGGACACCATCATTGCCCTCAAAAAGGCCATTCAACTGTAAGTACTCTTGCGATccaaccccctccccccctttctttaattaataattacttTTCAATTATTTCAACTTTTTCATCGGGTATCGGTTACTTCTCACCAGCATAGATATCGTGTAACTATTTTCACCAAGGCTCAAACagatgagaagaaatcacatagttttttttttgctttcgcTAGAATTTGAGCtcgagacctcatggttctccaCCCaattcattgaccactaggccacacatTTGCAGCGcaattttagtgattttttacTTATATATCTATGTTCTGTGTCAAAATAAGGGTTCTTTAATTAATCCTACCTCTTATGACAATTACTTATAATTACCTTTAAGGTCACCGGATGTTAACTACCTCTATATGTTTTCTTGATCCCGGACTAGAGTGATTCAAATTCCCAATGTTAAGATGTGGTCAGTGAGAAACTAAAAATTCTATTTTTAGTTGTAGCAAGTTTGTGACTGCCtgaacaaactagtttatactTAATCAAACATTCCAAACTTATCTTGATACTTAC
It includes:
- the LOC132030076 gene encoding mechanosensitive ion channel protein 10-like translates to MKFNQVAPKKKMEKLPASDHVIQFMDEQDHTKSIDDANNMAETKLTQNPSKFQTIRPLTFSKPKARVFEFNSSVPISLKPSCEKGEDSDDEYDQEHGKDDQEGICGIKEECKKKRRKIPFRLLFEWLLLLLTTSCLICALTISPLRNNPLWGLHLWKWCLLILIIFSGRLISSLVIRFLVFLIERNFMLREKLLYFVYGLRKSFQNCVWLGFVLLSLNFMFNSKLNKQNKMLTKLREALLALLIAATIWPVKIILVKVLASSFFVATYFDRMKESVFHHYVLDALSGPPVDVKERHNLKELRKFSKLKKLSMQSKSSAWSVKRLANYVRFFGLSTISKSVDEFGNTATEITSEMEARNCSRKIFKNVANQGAKYIEKEDLMRFLNGVEINTIFPLFEGAVETGRITKSAFRNWVVRAYYERKYLAHSLDDTKTAVQQLHKLASGIVIFVILVISLLVMGLLSTQILALLLSQLVLLGFAFQNTCKTIFESIIFVFVVHPFDIGDRCVIDGVQMIVEEMNILTTVFLRYDNEKIYYPNAVLITKPISNFYRSPEMCDAISFDIDTNTSMDTIIALKKAIQLYLESKPKYWNPKHSVIVKGIGNVHTMGMMLCVQHTINHQNYGDRSNRITELIFELKKIFETLNIKYSLLPQQVQVDMTNLRS